From the Rhea pennata isolate bPtePen1 chromosome 12, bPtePen1.pri, whole genome shotgun sequence genome, the window aCTACATGAAACTTTCTACTTGCTGCTTAGAATCTTAACATTCCCACGgagaaggatatttttaaaagcttagaATTATTCAGTCTTTTAAGCTCATTTGCAAAGTCTGACTTCAATACGCAGTTTTAACACTAGCTCTACAAAGATCTAGAAACTGAATCAAAATCTTTGCCTAAAAATAACCTAATTTTTACCATCATCTCCTTGTGACACTGTTTTCCAGAACTTTAGGCAATGCTACATTTTGTACAATGATGTAGGAATAGTAATAAATTAGAGGCAAATGGAATCACTGTGCTTTTTCCCAGTTGCACTTATAATACTTGATTTCAAGAATAGCTCTGTGGGAAATGTTACAGGAAGCTAATGACTGTCTTCCAAAACATTAAGTCTTCCTGGTAATcctgagaaagaaatactgttgtATTCCAGTTCTGCATTTAGAAACATGTTAATTAATGAATCATGCTTATCAgattattattcttattttctgggTAGCTGAAGCATGAGCAAGGTGGAATTCACCACTGTTGCAGGATTTGCCATATTATTGCTGTTCCACATGACCCAGACTGAAGTCTGTCCTCCTTCCTGCAGTTGTAAGTCACTGGGAGAAATGAAGGGTTTGCAGATAGACTGCAGTTCAAGGAAGCTGAAGGAAGTGCCTGCCTTGCCTGTTAACACCAAGAAGCTTTATCTACAGAATAACAGCCTGACCACAGTTCTTCCTGGGGCCTTGGACAGCCTACTCAGCCTGGAGGAGGTGAAAGTATTTGACAATCCTTGGAACTGTGACTGTCacattctttatttaaaattctggtTAGAAGATATCTCTGAATCCTCTCTTGCAAACGTCAGATGTGCGACCCCAGCTCCCATTTGGATGAAGCCCTTAAAGCAGCTGACTGGGAACGAACTGGGCATCTGCAAGAGGTTTCTCCCAATCAAAAGTCTTGAGTTCTTTTGGCGAGACCTCATTTTAATTGTTATAGGAGTAATTACACTTATTTTAGTAGCATGGGTTCTGAAATTCTCAAAAAAGTTGGTCTACCAAATAAATATAAGTCAATATGATTTCAGTGGCCCACTGTTGCAGAAGCATAGCTTCAAAAACCGTAAGTTACAGTGAGCTGTTCTCTACCATTAGCTTCACCAGAAACATCAACTTACCCTACCACAAAATAGTACTTGCACTGGCAATACTGGTTTTAATGGTAACATGATACAAACAGATCTCCAGCCACAATGTCTGAGTCCCTAGATAGGCaagtttgattttatttcatttccaaaatcAACCTGGTGATGTATTCACTGGCAAATTTCAATTTGCCACTACCTAGTCATCTGGTAAATAgttcctaaatatttttaaatcacttaatttagcatttttcctttgaattcttATCTCTTTTAGCAAGAAGATTTACATGCCAAGCAATTACCTCTTTTCAATATACGGATATGAATACTGATTGTACTATTTTAGCAATTCATTTCTCATTCTGAACCTGTGCAAGCTTGTAACTGGGTATTCCCACACAGTGTCCAATCGCCTCAGTAGACCCACTCTTTCGTGCAAACTCAACTATCTCTTCATGATGGAGTTCAATGCCTGAACTTCAGGTTCCAGAGTTCCCTCGCAGCAGAACCACTATGATTATACAAGCTAGCCACTGAATGTATCCCTTAATGAATATGTTTACAGACTGACTGGTAATGAGAATATATCTgataaagtaattttaaatattgttgaatttcatagaaaatgaacaaataaaaagcattctatgtgaaattaaaataaagagtgCTTATTGAACATTCATACTTGCCCAAATCTAATCTCTTTCATAGCTCCACAGAATTCTGATAAACATCCAAAGAAATTCCCAGAGCTTGTCTTCTAGGTCTATTAGTGACACTCAATACACTTGACATTATGCAGCAGCATTAAAGGAGgtgtctttctctcttccctgtcTCCTCCTGTAC encodes:
- the GP9 gene encoding platelet glycoprotein IX — translated: MSKVEFTTVAGFAILLLFHMTQTEVCPPSCSCKSLGEMKGLQIDCSSRKLKEVPALPVNTKKLYLQNNSLTTVLPGALDSLLSLEEVKVFDNPWNCDCHILYLKFWLEDISESSLANVRCATPAPIWMKPLKQLTGNELGICKRFLPIKSLEFFWRDLILIVIGVITLILVAWVLKFSKKLVYQINISQYDFSGPLLQKHSFKNRKLQ